Proteins encoded within one genomic window of Actinomycetota bacterium:
- a CDS encoding cation:proton antiporter, translated as MLTPLQEHSLLLFWLQLLALFLAARGLGLLAQRIGQPAVVGELTAGLVLGPSLFGRLFPAGALWLFPGDDFHSGVILSVAWLGVILLLIETGIETDLGLLRRIGRSTAMVPVGSLLLPLALGIGMGFVMPEMFLSQSGGRTIFALFMGVCLAVSSLPVVAKILIEMNLMRRNVGQVILVAAMFDDIVGWVMLSALAGAAREGHLEPTKLVLTVAAIGAFLAFAFTGGQRVTNALLRRALRRGDGPTLPITALLAVVLAFAALTQAIGIEAVFGAFVAGIVIGRSRFFRREFEKIIHVVGYGFLAPIFFATAGMYVDVWQLTSPTALLWTVIVIGVASFSKLVGSYVGARMGPLNHRESIAAGVGLNARGALEVIIATIAFSIGVFNQQTYTIVVLLALTTSIAAPPFLRWALGRTQASGEEAERLEREQLLESSVIADARNALVPTRGGANSSLAARVLDLILRPEGHVTVMTVVTSEDDDGSARECARPALDAFRQVDVEFRSERRDDTVEAVLEEARLGYDLIALGLNEDFRGSHQLSDWLRKLMARSPSPLMIVRRGADLRHDDEGFADVSFRRILVPVSGTRVGRAAEEVAYTLGSRLHCDVDAMHVVDRSDREEEEPSAVDQLDRARDLSGRMGGGASMLVRAGRTVHEEIVAAANEQEADVIVLGSQLRTHDEQPFLGHGTEYVLEHAPQTVVVVVFPDTTGNGGRTG; from the coding sequence ATGCTGACGCCCCTGCAGGAGCACTCGCTGCTCCTGTTCTGGCTGCAGCTGCTGGCGCTGTTCCTCGCTGCCCGGGGTCTGGGGCTGCTCGCGCAGCGGATCGGGCAGCCGGCCGTCGTCGGTGAGCTCACCGCGGGGCTCGTGCTGGGACCGTCGCTGTTCGGGCGGCTCTTCCCCGCCGGGGCGCTGTGGCTCTTCCCCGGCGACGACTTCCACAGCGGCGTGATCCTCTCGGTCGCGTGGCTGGGCGTGATCCTGCTGCTGATCGAGACCGGGATCGAGACCGACCTCGGCCTGCTGCGCCGGATCGGCCGATCAACCGCGATGGTGCCGGTCGGCAGCCTGCTCCTGCCGCTGGCACTGGGGATCGGCATGGGCTTCGTGATGCCCGAGATGTTCCTGAGCCAGAGCGGGGGTCGGACGATCTTCGCGCTGTTCATGGGGGTGTGCCTGGCGGTCTCCTCGCTCCCGGTGGTCGCCAAGATCCTGATCGAGATGAACCTGATGCGACGCAACGTCGGGCAGGTCATCCTGGTCGCGGCGATGTTCGATGACATCGTCGGATGGGTGATGCTGAGCGCGCTCGCCGGCGCGGCGAGGGAGGGTCATCTCGAGCCGACCAAGCTGGTCCTCACGGTCGCCGCGATCGGCGCGTTCCTGGCGTTCGCGTTCACCGGCGGGCAGCGGGTCACGAACGCGCTGCTGCGGCGGGCACTGCGGCGTGGCGACGGACCGACCCTGCCGATCACCGCGCTGCTGGCCGTGGTGCTCGCGTTCGCGGCGCTGACGCAGGCGATCGGCATCGAGGCGGTGTTCGGCGCTTTCGTCGCCGGCATCGTGATCGGCCGGTCACGGTTCTTCCGCCGGGAGTTCGAGAAGATCATCCACGTGGTCGGGTACGGCTTCCTCGCCCCGATCTTCTTCGCGACCGCCGGCATGTACGTCGACGTCTGGCAGCTCACGAGCCCCACCGCACTGTTGTGGACGGTGATCGTGATCGGGGTGGCCAGCTTCTCCAAGCTCGTCGGCTCCTACGTGGGCGCGCGGATGGGGCCGCTCAACCACCGCGAGTCGATCGCGGCCGGCGTCGGTCTGAACGCACGCGGCGCGCTCGAGGTCATCATCGCCACGATCGCGTTCAGCATCGGTGTGTTCAACCAGCAGACCTACACGATCGTCGTCCTGCTGGCTCTGACCACGTCGATCGCGGCGCCACCGTTCCTGCGCTGGGCGCTGGGGCGGACACAAGCCAGCGGCGAGGAGGCCGAGCGCCTCGAACGCGAGCAGCTGTTGGAATCCAGCGTCATCGCCGACGCCCGCAACGCGCTGGTGCCGACACGCGGCGGGGCGAACTCGTCGCTCGCCGCACGCGTGCTCGACCTGATCCTCAGACCCGAGGGTCACGTCACGGTGATGACGGTGGTGACGTCCGAGGACGACGACGGATCGGCGCGTGAGTGCGCCCGGCCGGCGCTCGACGCGTTCCGGCAGGTGGACGTCGAGTTCCGCAGCGAGCGCCGCGACGACACGGTCGAGGCGGTCCTCGAGGAGGCGCGGCTCGGGTACGACCTGATCGCACTGGGGCTCAACGAGGACTTCCGGGGCTCGCACCAGCTGTCGGACTGGCTCCGGAAGCTGATGGCTCGCAGCCCGTCTCCGCTGATGATCGTTCGCCGGGGCGCGGACCTCCGCCACGACGACGAGGGCTTCGCCGACGTCTCCTTCCGCCGGATCCTCGTGCCGGTCAGCGGCACGAGGGTGGGACGCGCCGCGGAGGAGGTCGCGTACACGCTTGGCTCGCGGCTCCACTGCGACGTCGACGCCATGCACGTCGTCGACCGCAGCGACCGCGAGGAGGAGGAGCCCTCGGCGGTTGATCAGCTGGACCGCGCGCGGGACCTTTCCGGCCGGATGGGCGGTGGGGCGTCGATGCTCGTGCGCGCCGGTCGGACCGTGCACGAGGAGATCGTCGCCGCCGCCAACGAGCAGGAGGCCGACGTCATCGTCCTCGGCTCACAGCTGCGGACACACGACGAGCAACCGTTCCTGGGCCACGGCACGGAGTACGTGCTCGAGCACGCCCCTCAGACCGTCGTTGTCGTGGTCTTCCCCGACACAACCGGGAACGGTGGGCGCACCGGGTGA